The proteins below are encoded in one region of Girardinichthys multiradiatus isolate DD_20200921_A chromosome 19, DD_fGirMul_XY1, whole genome shotgun sequence:
- the LOC124885015 gene encoding ankyrin repeat domain-containing protein 66, giving the protein MTELHQAAAARDYEKVKEILTQQRCCPNQKDIDWSNKTPLHWAADTGDTEIIRILIQHGARPCLRTEHGWTPAHFAAESGRLEVLRLLHSLHAPMDKEDSCGDKPVRIAEIYGHQDCVRFLKKAEPECQAYRKKAAQQGILLDDTDEEWEQQSKGNEENIVSESSDQT; this is encoded by the exons ATGACAGAGCTGCACCAAGCGGCAGCAGCGAGAGATTATGAGAAGGTGAAAGAGATTCTGACGCAGCAGAGATGCTGTCCCAATCAGAAAGACATCGACTGGAGCAACAAAACACCTCTGCACTGGGCAGCAGATACTG GAGATACAGAGATCATCAGGATCCTCATACAGCATGGAGCCAGGCCGTGTCTGCGGACGGAGCACGGATGGACACCCGCCCACTTTGCTGCGGAGTCCGGTCGGCTCGAGGTGCTGCGGCTGCTGCACTCCCTCCATGCACCGATGGACAAGGAGGACTCCTGTGGAGATAAGCCAGTAAGGATAGCCGAAATATATGGACACCAAGATTGTGTTCGATTCCTTAAAAA AGCAGAGCCTGAGTGCCAGGCCTACCGCAAGAAAGCAGCACAACAAGGAATTTTATTAGATGACACAGATGAGGAGTGGGAACAGCAAAGCAAaggaaatgaagaaaatattgTTTCTGAAAGCAGCGATCAGACTTAG